A region of Catenibacterium mitsuokai DNA encodes the following proteins:
- the nspC gene encoding carboxynorspermidine decarboxylase encodes MKINELPTPCFVIDETKLIHNLEILKEVEERTGAKILLAQKCFSCFEEYPLIGKYISGTTASGLYEARLGKEKMGLENHVYSPAYRSQDIEELAEICDHIVFNSKAQLKRYAEVVKDTSIGIRINPECSTQVGHAIYDPCAPGSRMGIRACDFDDEIAEMVDGLHFHTLCEQNSDDLETTLKAVEEKFSKWLPQMKWLNMGGGHHITRDDYDVERLIQCINHMQETYDLQVYLEPGEAVALNAGYNVTEVLDIVENNGKILILDTSAACHMPDVLEMPYRPPLKESGLPNELAYTYRLSCNTCLAGDVIGEYSFDHEIKIGDKLYFEDMAIYSMVKTNTFNGIPLPSIAVMDQNGECRIIKEFGYEDFKNRLS; translated from the coding sequence ATGAAGATCAATGAATTACCTACGCCTTGTTTTGTGATTGATGAAACAAAGCTTATACATAATTTAGAAATACTAAAAGAAGTAGAAGAACGTACTGGTGCAAAGATATTACTGGCTCAGAAATGTTTTTCATGCTTTGAAGAATATCCACTTATAGGAAAATATATAAGTGGTACAACAGCAAGTGGTCTTTATGAAGCAAGACTTGGGAAAGAAAAAATGGGTTTGGAGAATCATGTATATTCTCCTGCCTATCGTTCCCAGGATATAGAAGAACTTGCAGAAATATGTGATCATATTGTATTTAACTCTAAAGCACAGCTTAAAAGATATGCAGAAGTTGTGAAAGATACCTCTATTGGTATACGTATTAATCCAGAATGTTCTACGCAGGTTGGACATGCAATTTATGATCCATGTGCACCTGGTTCTAGAATGGGAATTCGTGCATGTGATTTTGATGATGAGATTGCAGAAATGGTGGATGGACTTCATTTCCATACGCTATGTGAACAGAATTCTGATGATTTAGAAACTACATTGAAGGCTGTGGAAGAGAAGTTCTCTAAATGGCTTCCACAAATGAAATGGCTGAATATGGGTGGAGGACATCATATTACAAGAGATGATTATGATGTTGAACGATTGATTCAATGTATTAATCATATGCAGGAGACTTATGATTTACAGGTTTATTTAGAGCCTGGTGAAGCTGTTGCCTTAAATGCGGGATATAACGTGACTGAAGTATTGGATATTGTAGAGAATAATGGAAAGATTCTGATTCTTGATACCTCTGCTGCCTGTCACATGCCCGATGTATTAGAGATGCCTTATCGTCCCCCACTCAAAGAAAGTGGATTACCAAATGAACTCGCCTATACATATCGCCTTTCTTGTAATACATGTCTAGCTGGTGATGTGATTGGCGAATATTCATTTGATCATGAAATAAAGATTGGAGATAAGCTTTATTTTGAGGATATGGCTATTTATTCCATGGTCAAGACAAATACATTTAATGGGATTCCCCTCCCTTCTATTGCAGTTATGGATCAAAATGGGGAGTGTCGCATCATAAAGGAGTTTGGTTATGAAGATTTTAAAAACAGATTGTCTTAG
- a CDS encoding saccharopine dehydrogenase family protein: MSRVLIIGCGGVASVAIHKCCQNSVVFEEIMIASRTVSKCEKLAEELKDKTSTKITTAQVDADNTDEVIALIKEYQPDAVLNLALPYQDLTIMDACLACKVPYIDTANYEAEDTNDPKWRAIYEKRCEELGFSAYFDYSWQWAYMDRFKEAGITGLLGTGFDPGVTSVFAAYAKKHYFDEIHTIDILDCNGGDHGYPFATNFNPEVNLREVSAPGSYWEDGKWVEIPAMSIKREYNFDEVGEKDMYLLHHEEIEALGKNMPEVKRIRFFMTFGESYLTHMKCLENVGMLSTTPVEFNGQQIVPIQFLKELLPDPSTLGPRTVGKTNIGCIFTGIKDGRERSIYIYNVCDHQECFKEVGSQAVSYTTGVPAMIGTMLVLQGLWNKPGVYTTDEFDPDPYMDALNKWGLPWKVVENPTLVD; encoded by the coding sequence ATGAGTAGAGTTTTAATTATTGGTTGTGGAGGAGTTGCTTCAGTTGCCATCCACAAATGTTGTCAGAACAGTGTTGTATTTGAAGAAATTATGATTGCGAGTAGAACAGTGAGTAAATGTGAAAAGCTTGCTGAAGAATTAAAGGACAAGACTAGCACAAAAATTACAACTGCACAGGTAGATGCAGATAATACTGATGAAGTGATTGCACTTATTAAAGAGTATCAGCCAGATGCTGTATTAAATCTTGCGTTACCTTATCAGGATCTAACTATTATGGATGCATGTTTGGCTTGTAAGGTACCATATATCGATACAGCAAACTATGAAGCTGAAGATACAAATGATCCTAAGTGGCGTGCTATTTATGAAAAGAGATGTGAAGAATTGGGATTCTCTGCTTATTTTGATTACTCTTGGCAGTGGGCTTATATGGACCGTTTTAAGGAAGCAGGTATTACTGGTCTATTAGGTACTGGTTTTGATCCAGGTGTGACGAGTGTATTTGCCGCTTATGCAAAGAAACATTATTTTGATGAAATTCATACAATTGATATTCTAGACTGTAATGGTGGTGATCATGGTTATCCATTTGCGACTAACTTCAACCCTGAAGTTAACTTAAGAGAAGTATCTGCACCAGGTTCTTACTGGGAAGATGGAAAATGGGTAGAAATTCCAGCTATGTCAATTAAGAGAGAATATAACTTTGATGAAGTAGGAGAAAAGGATATGTATCTTCTTCATCATGAAGAAATTGAAGCATTAGGTAAGAATATGCCTGAAGTAAAAAGAATTCGTTTCTTTATGACATTTGGGGAAAGCTATTTAACACATATGAAATGTTTAGAGAACGTTGGTATGCTTTCTACAACACCTGTTGAATTCAATGGACAGCAGATTGTTCCTATTCAGTTCTTAAAGGAATTATTACCTGATCCATCTACTTTAGGTCCTCGTACTGTTGGTAAGACTAATATCGGTTGTATCTTTACTGGTATTAAGGATGGTAGGGAAAGAAGTATTTATATCTACAATGTATGTGATCATCAGGAATGTTTTAAGGAAGTTGGTTCTCAGGCAGTATCTTATACAACAGGCGTGCCTGCTATGATTGGTACTATGCTTGTATTACAGGGATTATGGAATAAGCCAGGTGTTTATACAACGGATGAATTTGATCCAGATCCATATATGGATGCTTTAAATAAATGGGGACTTCCTTGGAAGGTAGTAGAAAATCCTACTTTAGTGGATTAG
- the speE gene encoding polyamine aminopropyltransferase: MEFWFSELHSPHVKFDIRVEKQLFSGESDYQRIDVFQSPEFGKFLTLNGSVIFSEQDCFIYNEMVVHVPMSVHPDVRNVLIVGGGDGGVSMELLQYDNIERIDIVEQDDMFVDVCKEYFPQTAAGLDDDRVHIYNSDALRFLRSKKDMYDLIINDATDPFGASEGLFTREFYGNCFKALKENGILVYQHGSPFYDEDEEACRTMHKKVFHTFPISRVYQAHIPTSPSGYWLFGFASKKYHPLTDFKPLEWKKRKIHTEYYTTNLHTGAFMLPKYVEDLLEQEEER, from the coding sequence ATGGAATTTTGGTTTTCAGAACTTCACTCACCTCATGTGAAGTTCGATATCCGTGTTGAAAAACAGTTATTCTCAGGTGAGAGTGATTATCAGAGAATTGATGTATTTCAGTCACCAGAGTTTGGAAAGTTCCTAACACTTAATGGGAGTGTTATATTTTCGGAACAAGATTGTTTTATCTACAATGAAATGGTTGTTCATGTACCTATGTCCGTTCATCCTGATGTGAGAAACGTCCTGATTGTCGGTGGTGGCGATGGTGGTGTTTCAATGGAGTTGTTACAGTATGACAATATTGAACGTATTGATATAGTGGAACAGGATGACATGTTTGTGGATGTATGTAAGGAATATTTTCCACAAACAGCAGCTGGATTAGATGATGATAGAGTTCATATTTATAATTCAGATGCATTAAGGTTCTTACGCTCCAAGAAGGATATGTATGACCTGATTATTAATGATGCGACTGACCCTTTTGGTGCAAGTGAAGGGTTATTTACAAGAGAATTTTATGGAAACTGCTTTAAGGCACTTAAAGAAAACGGCATACTGGTTTACCAGCATGGAAGTCCCTTCTATGATGAAGATGAAGAAGCCTGCAGAACGATGCATAAAAAAGTATTCCATACATTCCCAATAAGTAGAGTATATCAGGCACATATTCCTACAAGTCCATCAGGATATTGGCTATTTGGTTTTGCATCAAAGAAATATCATCCACTTACAGATTTTAAACCACTTGAGTGGAAAAAAAGAAAGATACATACAGAATATTACACTACTAATCTTCATACAGGAGCATTTATGTTACCTAAGTATGTAGAAGATTTATTAGAACAGGAGGAAGAAAGATGA
- a CDS encoding aminotransferase class I/II-fold pyridoxal phosphate-dependent enzyme: MDLKRQASAPLYEAIETFRKKRIVPFDVPGHKRGRGNPELVDLLGERCVGIDVNSMKPLDNLCHPVSVIKEAQELTAEAFGAEHAFFMVGGTTQAVQNMVLSVCKAGDEIIVPRNVHKSVINALILCGVTPVYLNTEINAKLGIVLGVTVEQVEKAIQAHPKAVAVLVNNPTYYGICSDIKGICDVTHRYGLKVLADEAHGTHLYFGDNLPMNAMKAGADMAAISMHKSGGSLTQSSILLTSNGMNAEHVQSIINITQTTSASYLLMTSLDLSRRNLALRGRQSFAKVSEWAQYARDEINSIGGYYAYGKELINGSTVYDFDVTKLCVYTRDIGLDGIEVYDILRDEYDIQIEFGDIGNIMAYISIGDRIQDIERLVGALAEISRLYSKEEKRFEVDSQMLLPHVAVSPQVAFYADKVNVPIRDAAGCISGEFVMAYPPGIPILSPGEEITDEIIDYIQYSVEKGCSMQGMEDPTLETLNVLKM; the protein is encoded by the coding sequence ATGGACTTAAAGAGACAAGCGAGTGCACCGCTTTATGAAGCGATTGAGACATTTAGAAAGAAAAGAATCGTACCTTTTGATGTTCCTGGACATAAGAGAGGAAGAGGAAATCCTGAACTTGTGGATTTACTAGGAGAACGATGCGTAGGGATTGATGTGAATTCAATGAAACCACTTGATAACCTCTGTCATCCTGTTTCAGTGATTAAAGAGGCACAAGAATTAACTGCCGAAGCATTTGGTGCTGAACATGCATTTTTTATGGTGGGAGGCACAACACAGGCAGTACAGAATATGGTTTTATCTGTATGTAAAGCAGGTGATGAAATTATTGTACCTAGAAATGTGCATAAGAGTGTAATTAATGCACTCATCTTATGTGGTGTAACTCCTGTTTATCTCAATACTGAGATCAATGCGAAACTAGGAATCGTACTTGGAGTGACTGTTGAACAGGTAGAAAAAGCAATACAGGCACATCCTAAGGCTGTTGCAGTATTAGTCAATAATCCTACCTACTATGGCATATGTTCAGATATAAAGGGTATCTGTGATGTAACGCATCGTTACGGATTAAAGGTTCTTGCCGATGAAGCGCATGGTACACATCTTTATTTTGGTGATAATCTTCCTATGAATGCTATGAAAGCTGGGGCTGATATGGCTGCGATATCCATGCATAAGTCAGGAGGATCATTAACGCAGAGTTCTATTCTTCTTACAAGTAACGGCATGAATGCAGAACATGTACAATCAATCATCAATATCACTCAGACTACAAGTGCGTCCTATCTTTTAATGACAAGTCTTGACTTGTCTAGAAGAAATCTTGCCTTACGTGGAAGACAATCATTCGCAAAGGTAAGTGAATGGGCACAGTATGCAAGAGATGAAATCAATTCAATCGGTGGTTATTATGCCTATGGTAAAGAGCTGATTAATGGAAGTACGGTATATGATTTTGATGTCACAAAGCTTTGTGTCTATACAAGAGATATTGGTCTAGATGGGATTGAGGTGTATGACATCTTAAGAGATGAGTATGATATCCAGATAGAGTTTGGAGATATTGGTAACATTATGGCTTATATCTCTATTGGAGATAGAATTCAGGATATTGAAAGACTTGTAGGCGCTTTAGCTGAAATTAGTCGTCTGTATTCAAAGGAAGAAAAACGCTTTGAGGTAGATAGCCAGATGCTTCTCCCTCATGTTGCTGTTTCACCACAGGTTGCATTCTATGCCGATAAGGTCAATGTGCCAATCCGTGATGCAGCAGGATGTATATCAGGTGAGTTTGTCATGGCTTATCCACCAGGAATTCCTATCCTTTCTCCAGGAGAAGAGATTACTGATGAGATTATTGATTATATCCAGTATTCAGTGGAAAAAGGATGTTCAATGCAGGGGATGGAAGATCCTACATTAGAAACATTAAATGTATTAAAAATGTAA
- a CDS encoding GNAT family N-acetyltransferase, translating to MITIRIATVEDAESIQKIYAPYVLNTTITFELEPPTVKEMADRIRHTLEKYPYLVAVEEGEVIGYAYAGTLYDRRAYDHSAELSIYIDDRKRHKGIGHLLYNALIDYLIRMNITNLYGCITYPNDASIAFHEKYGFKEAAHFHECGYKFDQWLDVVYLEKRLDKTTEPFIPFKELC from the coding sequence ATGATTACTATTAGAATCGCAACAGTAGAGGATGCAGAGTCTATCCAAAAGATTTATGCACCCTATGTCCTTAATACAACTATCACATTTGAATTAGAACCACCTACAGTCAAAGAAATGGCAGATCGTATCCGTCATACACTAGAAAAATATCCATATCTAGTCGCAGTAGAAGAGGGAGAAGTTATAGGATACGCCTATGCAGGGACATTGTATGATCGTCGTGCCTATGATCATTCTGCAGAATTATCTATTTATATCGATGATAGAAAGCGTCATAAAGGAATAGGCCATCTTCTTTATAATGCTTTGATTGACTATCTTATAAGAATGAATATTACGAATCTTTATGGATGCATCACTTATCCAAATGATGCAAGTATCGCTTTTCATGAAAAATATGGTTTTAAAGAAGCCGCTCATTTCCATGAATGTGGCTATAAGTTTGATCAGTGGCTAGATGTAGTTTATCTAGAAAAGAGATTAGACAAAACGACTGAGCCATTCATACCTTTTAAAGAACTATGTTAA
- a CDS encoding MurR/RpiR family transcriptional regulator, whose translation MLIRESLEKCPMNPNEKRLGQYLISQGIQLENATVRTVAKEVFLAPSSVVRFVQKLGFEGFNDFKKQYLEEIRYLSTHFQEIDSNRPFSQNDKNIVIANKIGLLYDETLQDTISLLNHDTLQEAINRIEKKEHIAIVVSGAQKGIAYTFKEKMMKIGKKVDIFDSTDEAFYEACYCSSNTLFILISYSGETSKCLFICHKLVERKLSFITITTYGTNSLSSQSDCCLYVSTREKLIDNLGTFSFNLSLLYLLDVLYAGYFNTNYNEHLENKTVTSMECENIFTDRGRKTDNPIIK comes from the coding sequence ATGTTAATAAGAGAATCATTAGAAAAATGTCCAATGAATCCTAATGAAAAAAGATTAGGACAGTACTTGATAAGTCAGGGCATACAACTAGAAAATGCGACAGTAAGAACAGTCGCAAAGGAAGTATTTTTAGCCCCATCGTCAGTTGTACGTTTTGTACAGAAATTAGGATTTGAAGGATTTAATGACTTCAAGAAACAGTATTTAGAAGAAATACGATACTTATCCACACACTTTCAGGAAATAGATAGTAATAGACCATTCTCCCAAAATGATAAGAATATAGTGATTGCGAATAAAATAGGATTACTTTATGATGAAACGTTGCAGGATACGATTTCTTTACTCAATCATGATACACTTCAGGAAGCCATCAATCGTATTGAAAAGAAGGAACATATTGCGATTGTCGTATCAGGTGCACAGAAGGGAATTGCGTATACCTTTAAAGAAAAGATGATGAAAATTGGTAAGAAGGTAGATATTTTTGATAGCACGGATGAAGCTTTTTATGAAGCATGTTATTGTAGCAGCAATACGTTATTTATTCTCATTAGCTATTCTGGTGAAACATCAAAATGCCTCTTTATCTGTCATAAATTAGTTGAAAGAAAGTTATCCTTTATCACTATTACAACTTATGGGACTAACTCTCTTTCTAGTCAGTCAGACTGCTGTTTATATGTATCTACAAGAGAAAAATTAATTGATAATTTAGGTACATTCTCTTTTAATCTTTCTTTACTTTATCTACTTGATGTTCTTTATGCAGGTTATTTTAATACCAACTATAATGAACATTTAGAAAATAAAACAGTGACTTCTATGGAATGTGAAAACATATTTACAGACCGTGGTAGAAAAACAGATAACCCAATCATCAAATAG
- a CDS encoding 6-phospho-beta-glucosidase yields MNKEGVKIVTIGGGSSYTPELMEGFIKRYDELPIREIWLCDIEDGKEKLEIVGKMAQRMWDASPYDVKVHLTLDRREALPGADFVTTQFRVGLLNARIKDERIPFSYGMLGQETNGAGGMFKALRTIPVILSIVEDMKELCPDAWLINFTNPSGMVTESVMKYGKWDKVIGLCNVPVGAMMDEPKTIGKTLDQLTYKFAGLNHFHWHKVYDEHGHEVTKDIINAMYEGKDMGIPANIHDIPFFKEQLLRMNMIPCGYHRYYYREEEMLAHGLKEYNDPNVGTRGQQVQQTEHELFELYKDPNLDHKPEQLAKRGGAHYSDAACETIASIYANKLSHIVVTTKNNGAVPDLPVDCAVEVSSYIGSTGARPIAFGPLEPAERGWVQCMKNMELCVEEAAVTGDYGTLLQAFIINPQIVAGTKAKRIMDELLIAHKKYLPQFADTIARLEEEGVTIKDDVARELTEKGL; encoded by the coding sequence ATGAATAAAGAAGGCGTAAAAATCGTTACTATTGGTGGAGGCAGCAGCTATACACCAGAATTAATGGAAGGGTTCATCAAGAGATATGATGAATTACCAATCAGAGAAATCTGGCTATGTGATATCGAAGATGGTAAAGAAAAACTTGAAATCGTAGGAAAAATGGCACAGAGAATGTGGGATGCATCTCCTTATGATGTAAAAGTACATCTTACATTAGATCGTAGAGAAGCATTACCAGGAGCTGACTTCGTTACTACACAGTTCAGAGTAGGTTTATTAAATGCACGTATCAAGGATGAAAGAATTCCATTTTCTTATGGAATGTTAGGACAGGAAACAAATGGTGCGGGAGGTATGTTTAAGGCATTACGTACTATTCCAGTTATCTTAAGCATCGTAGAAGATATGAAGGAATTATGTCCTGATGCATGGTTAATCAACTTCACTAACCCAAGTGGAATGGTGACTGAATCAGTTATGAAATATGGTAAGTGGGATAAGGTTATTGGTTTATGTAACGTACCAGTAGGTGCTATGATGGATGAACCAAAAACAATTGGAAAAACATTGGATCAGTTAACTTACAAGTTTGCAGGTTTAAACCATTTCCATTGGCATAAAGTATATGATGAACATGGTCATGAAGTGACTAAAGACATCATCAATGCAATGTATGAAGGTAAAGATATGGGTATTCCAGCTAATATTCATGATATCCCATTCTTTAAAGAACAGTTATTACGTATGAATATGATTCCTTGTGGATATCATAGATATTACTATCGTGAAGAAGAAATGTTAGCACACGGTTTAAAGGAATACAATGATCCAAATGTTGGAACAAGAGGTCAGCAGGTACAGCAGACTGAACATGAATTATTTGAATTATATAAGGATCCTAACCTAGATCATAAGCCAGAACAGCTTGCAAAACGTGGTGGTGCACATTACAGTGATGCAGCTTGTGAAACAATTGCATCTATTTATGCAAATAAGTTAAGTCATATCGTTGTAACTACTAAGAATAATGGTGCAGTACCTGATCTTCCAGTTGATTGTGCCGTAGAAGTATCTTCTTATATTGGAAGTACTGGTGCACGTCCAATCGCTTTTGGCCCATTAGAACCAGCAGAAAGAGGATGGGTACAGTGCATGAAGAACATGGAATTATGTGTTGAAGAAGCTGCTGTAACAGGTGATTATGGAACTTTATTACAGGCTTTCATAATCAACCCACAGATTGTAGCTGGTACTAAAGCGAAACGTATTATGGATGAATTATTAATCGCCCATAAGAAATACCTTCCTCAGTTTGCAGATACTATTGCAAGACTTGAAGAAGAAGGCGTAACTATCAAAGATGATGTTGCAAGAGAATTAACTGAAAAAGGATTATAA
- a CDS encoding peptide deformylase, producing the protein MIKEIVKDNFFLSQVAEKATKEDLYIGTDLKDTLQAHLHECVGMAGNMIGYNKAVIIFLEDEKMHVMYNPEIIKTSGNYHECEEGCLSHVGQKSVKRYETIKVSYFDESFKKKIKTYTGFTAQIIQHECDHLKGILI; encoded by the coding sequence ATGATTAAAGAAATAGTAAAGGATAATTTCTTCTTATCTCAGGTGGCAGAAAAAGCGACGAAAGAAGATTTATATATAGGAACTGATTTAAAGGATACACTTCAAGCACATCTTCATGAATGTGTTGGTATGGCCGGGAATATGATTGGCTATAATAAAGCAGTTATTATCTTTTTGGAAGATGAAAAGATGCATGTGATGTATAATCCTGAAATCATTAAAACAAGTGGTAACTATCATGAATGTGAAGAGGGATGTTTATCTCATGTAGGACAAAAGTCAGTTAAACGTTATGAAACAATCAAGGTTTCTTACTTTGATGAATCATTTAAGAAGAAGATTAAAACTTATACTGGTTTTACAGCACAGATCATTCAGCATGAATGTGATCATCTGAAAGGTATACTCATCTAG
- a CDS encoding heavy metal translocating P-type ATPase, which produces MTKKQKNVLNRIIIAIVLLIVITVFKTIVPVPGYVEFILYLIPYFVIGHDILRKSIKNISHGQVFDENFLMAVATIGAMCLGEYLEGSAVMVFYQIGELFQSIAVGKSRKNIAALMDIRPDYANIMVDGEIEEVDPDDVEIGREIIVNPGEKVPIDGIIVEGDTTLNTSALTGESVPRNAHCGDEIYSGSINMTARITVKTTKEFGESTVSKILDLVENSSMKKSKTENFITKFAKYYTPVVCYSALALAIIPPIVLTIMGQPAHVGDWIFRALTFLVISCPCALVISIPLSFFGGIGCASKNGILVKGSNYLETLSDVKYFVFDKTGTLTKGVFEVTDVVPAEVFDKDHLLEYAAYAESASTHPISVSLKKAYNQKIDNTLVDHIQEIAGHGVEADYNGHHILAGNAKLMKLKSIDYSAYTKDGTLVYVAVDDKYAGCIVISDIIKDHAKEAISGLKSLGAKETVMLTGDSASTADLVANTIGIDTVHSELLPADKVEEVEKLLAKKSDKEKLAFVGDGINDAPVLSRADIGIAMGGLGSDAAIEAADVVLMDDDPLKISLATKISTKTLKIVKQNIVFALAVKFICLVLGALGIANMWLAIFADVGVMILAVMNATRALTIHN; this is translated from the coding sequence ATGACAAAGAAGCAAAAGAATGTTTTAAATAGAATTATTATTGCGATTGTCTTATTGATTGTGATTACTGTATTTAAGACAATTGTCCCTGTACCAGGCTATGTCGAGTTTATCCTCTATTTAATCCCCTACTTTGTGATTGGACATGATATTTTAAGAAAATCTATTAAAAATATCAGTCATGGTCAGGTATTTGATGAAAACTTCTTAATGGCTGTCGCAACAATCGGGGCTATGTGTCTTGGTGAATATCTTGAAGGTTCTGCCGTTATGGTTTTCTATCAGATTGGTGAATTATTCCAGAGTATTGCGGTTGGTAAGAGTCGTAAGAATATCGCCGCTTTAATGGATATTCGTCCTGATTATGCCAATATTATGGTGGATGGAGAGATTGAAGAAGTGGATCCGGATGATGTAGAAATTGGTCGTGAAATCATTGTCAATCCTGGTGAAAAGGTTCCTATTGATGGAATTATTGTAGAGGGTGATACAACACTCAATACAAGTGCCTTAACAGGTGAAAGTGTGCCTCGTAATGCCCATTGTGGTGATGAAATCTATAGTGGTTCTATTAATATGACAGCACGTATCACTGTTAAAACAACAAAAGAATTTGGCGAATCAACAGTTTCTAAGATTCTTGATCTTGTAGAAAACTCAAGTATGAAGAAATCCAAGACAGAAAACTTTATTACAAAGTTTGCAAAGTATTATACACCTGTTGTATGTTATAGTGCGCTCGCTTTGGCTATTATTCCCCCTATTGTCTTAACTATTATGGGACAGCCTGCCCATGTCGGTGACTGGATCTTTAGAGCCCTCACATTCTTAGTAATCAGCTGTCCTTGTGCTCTTGTTATTTCTATTCCATTAAGTTTCTTTGGTGGTATTGGATGTGCCAGCAAGAACGGTATTCTTGTAAAAGGTTCTAACTACCTAGAAACATTATCTGATGTTAAGTACTTCGTATTTGATAAGACAGGTACATTGACTAAGGGTGTATTTGAAGTGACTGATGTTGTACCTGCCGAAGTTTTTGATAAAGATCACTTACTTGAATATGCTGCTTATGCAGAAAGTGCTTCAACACATCCTATCAGCGTCAGCTTAAAGAAAGCTTATAATCAGAAAATCGATAATACACTTGTAGATCATATTCAGGAAATTGCAGGACATGGTGTAGAAGCAGACTATAATGGTCATCATATTCTTGCAGGTAATGCGAAATTAATGAAATTAAAAAGTATTGATTATAGTGCTTATACAAAGGATGGTACACTTGTATATGTAGCAGTTGATGACAAATATGCAGGTTGTATTGTGATTTCTGATATTATCAAGGATCATGCAAAAGAAGCTATTAGTGGTTTGAAATCATTAGGGGCAAAGGAAACTGTTATGTTAACAGGTGATAGTGCTTCTACTGCAGATCTTGTGGCCAATACAATTGGCATTGATACAGTACATAGTGAACTTCTTCCTGCAGATAAGGTAGAAGAAGTAGAAAAGTTGTTAGCTAAGAAATCAGACAAAGAAAAACTTGCCTTTGTCGGTGATGGTATCAATGATGCACCAGTACTCTCTCGTGCTGATATTGGTATTGCGATGGGTGGTCTAGGTAGTGATGCTGCCATTGAAGCAGCAGATGTTGTTTTGATGGATGATGATCCATTAAAGATTTCCCTTGCAACGAAGATTTCTACTAAGACATTAAAAATTGTAAAACAGAATATCGTCTTTGCGTTAGCTGTTAAGTTCATCTGTTTAGTATTAGGAGCACTTGGTATTGCGAATATGTGGCTTGCTATCTTTGCAGATGTAGGTGTTATGATTCTTGCAGTCATGAACGCAACACGTGCTCTCACAATTCATAATTAA
- a CDS encoding cation transporter: protein MKKTYKVDVDCANCANKMEEAVKNTEGVKDATLSFMTLKLKVEFEEGVDPQAVMEKARENCKIVEDDCEIFL, encoded by the coding sequence ATGAAAAAGACTTATAAGGTAGATGTAGATTGCGCAAATTGTGCAAATAAAATGGAAGAAGCAGTAAAGAATACTGAAGGTGTTAAGGATGCCACTTTAAGTTTTATGACTTTAAAGTTAAAGGTTGAGTTTGAGGAAGGTGTTGATCCTCAGGCAGTTATGGAAAAAGCAAGAGAAAATTGTAAAATTGTTGAGGATGATTGCGAAATCTTCCTTTAA
- a CDS encoding ArsR/SmtB family transcription factor: MEKRNEFLNANEDVVSKVLENQPDDEYLYDLADLFKTFGDSTRIKILYALFEGELCVGDLATILQLSQPAISHQLKVLKDAKLVKFRREGKVIFYSLDDDHVRSILSIGMNHIEE, from the coding sequence ATGGAAAAGAGAAATGAATTCTTAAATGCGAATGAAGATGTTGTTTCAAAGGTTTTAGAGAATCAGCCTGATGATGAATATCTTTATGATTTAGCCGATTTATTTAAGACATTTGGTGATTCTACAAGAATCAAGATTCTCTATGCTTTATTTGAAGGTGAACTATGTGTAGGTGATTTAGCTACTATATTACAGCTTTCTCAGCCAGCCATTAGTCATCAGCTTAAAGTATTAAAGGATGCGAAACTAGTAAAGTTTAGAAGAGAAGGAAAGGTTATCTTCTATTCATTAGATGATGATCATGTAAGAAGTATTTTATCTATTGGTATGAATCATATTGAAGAGTAA